Proteins co-encoded in one Cardiobacteriaceae bacterium TAE3-ERU3 genomic window:
- the nrdG gene encoding anaerobic ribonucleoside-triphosphate reductase activating protein, which yields MRYVDEQVVFQEVPGEISLAWTISGCNLRCPGCHSAETWAPNKGELLTPAYAAQRMDDYRGLISCVLFMGGEWYPDELCAILDAAQSRGLATCLYTGLDDVSPRIKSRLTFLKTGAFVRALGGLDSPNTNQRFIRVADGKNLNELFWRTSHDRVKCSAAC from the coding sequence ATGCGCTATGTAGATGAGCAAGTTGTGTTTCAGGAAGTGCCGGGAGAGATCAGCTTGGCATGGACGATTTCCGGCTGTAATTTGCGTTGCCCGGGTTGCCATAGTGCCGAGACGTGGGCGCCCAATAAAGGTGAGTTGCTGACGCCAGCCTATGCCGCACAGCGTATGGACGACTATCGTGGCCTGATTAGCTGCGTATTGTTCATGGGCGGGGAATGGTATCCCGATGAACTGTGCGCAATATTGGATGCTGCGCAATCGCGTGGGCTTGCTACCTGCCTGTATACGGGGCTCGATGACGTCTCGCCACGGATAAAATCCCGCCTCACGTTTCTGAAAACCGGCGCATTTGTCCGCGCGCTTGGCGGGCTTGACAGCCCCAATACCAATCAGCGCTTTATTCGTGTTGCTGATGGCAAAAATCTCAATGAATTGTTTTGGAGAACATCCCATGATCGAGTTAAGTGCAGCGCAGCTTGCTGA
- a CDS encoding LLM class flavin-dependent oxidoreductase, giving the protein MKLSVLNLVPLRAGGDNQTAIAQMIALAQHVEALGYERYWIAEHHNMVNLASSATSILIGQTLAHTQRIRVGSGGVMLPNHSPLIVAEQYGTLATMYPDRVDLGLGRAPGTDQETAQALRRSNVETAYTFGDDVVTLGRYLGDADSQGRVRANPGAGTHVPRYILGSSTDSAHLAARLGLPYAFAAHFAPAQLEAALAIYRAEFQPSPALDKPYVIVCVNVITAEDDASAQFLRTTQQQAFLGIVTNRRRPLQPPVDSMEGLWDVRSRYMVEQMTACSLVGGKATLRHQLDALQRTVHADELMAVSYIYDEALQHQSYTLLRDVVAS; this is encoded by the coding sequence GTGAAACTGTCCGTCTTGAATCTGGTACCACTGCGTGCAGGTGGCGATAACCAAACCGCAATTGCGCAGATGATTGCGCTGGCGCAGCACGTCGAGGCGCTTGGCTATGAACGCTACTGGATTGCCGAGCATCACAATATGGTCAATCTCGCCAGTTCGGCGACATCGATCCTGATCGGGCAGACACTGGCGCACACGCAACGCATTCGCGTTGGTTCGGGTGGGGTGATGTTGCCCAACCACAGTCCGCTGATTGTCGCCGAGCAATATGGCACGTTGGCGACGATGTATCCGGATCGTGTTGATTTAGGGCTGGGACGCGCGCCGGGCACGGATCAGGAAACCGCGCAAGCTTTGCGGCGCAGCAATGTTGAAACTGCGTATACGTTTGGCGATGATGTGGTCACGCTGGGGCGCTATCTCGGCGATGCTGATAGCCAGGGGCGCGTGCGCGCCAATCCCGGCGCGGGCACGCATGTGCCGCGCTATATTCTCGGCTCTAGCACCGACAGTGCACACCTTGCTGCACGACTCGGCCTGCCTTATGCCTTTGCCGCGCATTTTGCGCCTGCGCAACTCGAAGCGGCGCTGGCGATTTACCGCGCCGAATTTCAGCCGTCACCGGCGCTAGATAAGCCGTATGTGATTGTTTGCGTCAACGTGATCACCGCTGAAGATGACGCCAGCGCGCAGTTTTTGCGTACCACGCAGCAGCAGGCGTTTCTCGGTATCGTCACCAACCGCCGTCGTCCGTTGCAACCGCCGGTCGATTCAATGGAGGGGCTGTGGGATGTGCGCAGCCGTTATATGGTCGAGCAAATGACCGCCTGTTCGCTGGTCGGCGGCAAAGCGACATTGCGTCATCAGCTCGATGCGCTACAACGCACCGTCCATGCCGATGAATTGATGGCGGTCAGCTATATTTACGATGAAGCCTTGCAGCACCAATCCTATACATTGCTGCGTGATGTGGTCGCTAGCTGA
- a CDS encoding TrkA family potassium uptake protein, which yields MLFAVIGLGVLGRSAALELQRMGNTVIGVDIDSKEIDKVSDILQYSAIADATDKGMLEELNLTRCDGVLVSIGDNLEASVLCTLNLREMGIRNVWVKAKTESHGAILSALKVRHIIQPEHDMGIRIAQAMNYPIVVDHMALGDDLYLIQVIANDILNGQTIEQAFTGHDSIEVFMIKRGASVMRCDQRDFVIEQGDRLVLSGPLEALKQLSKAFKVIERNRESGDQLSS from the coding sequence ATGTTATTTGCCGTGATCGGTCTTGGTGTACTCGGTCGTAGTGCAGCGTTGGAGCTGCAGCGCATGGGCAATACAGTGATTGGTGTTGATATCGATAGTAAAGAAATCGACAAAGTCAGTGATATTTTGCAGTATTCCGCCATCGCTGATGCGACGGATAAAGGCATGCTCGAAGAGTTGAATTTGACCCGCTGTGATGGGGTCCTCGTCAGTATTGGTGATAACCTCGAGGCGAGCGTATTGTGTACGCTTAACTTGCGCGAGATGGGTATTCGCAACGTGTGGGTAAAAGCGAAAACAGAATCTCATGGTGCGATTCTTTCAGCGCTGAAAGTACGCCACATCATCCAGCCAGAGCACGATATGGGCATCCGTATTGCGCAGGCAATGAACTACCCAATCGTTGTAGACCATATGGCACTCGGTGATGATTTGTATCTGATTCAGGTTATTGCCAATGATATTTTAAATGGTCAGACCATTGAGCAGGCATTTACCGGGCACGATTCTATTGAGGTCTTTATGATTAAGCGTGGGGCAAGCGTCATGCGCTGCGATCAGCGTGATTTTGTGATTGAGCAGGGCGATCGTCTGGTGCTTTCAGGGCCGCTTGAAGCGCTCAAGCAGCTAAGCAAGGCATTTAAAGTGATTGAGCGCAATCGTGAATCAGGCGATCAGTTGTCGTCATGA
- a CDS encoding MATE family efflux transporter, which translates to MFKSVDTALLRSKLGRTVSLGLPLIFTQLLGYMPQVVDTVMAGWHSPLTQASVGLASQVYALVFLLMIGVTIAISATVSSYHGDDNAKGIRRSFQQGLWMSGMLGVVTFILTIISAYIPGWIGSAPDIAHEAKMYLLTLAPGAAVFVFALGGRYFLEGMAWPRSNIIIQVALIPVNILGNYAFLTGWWIFPQLGAQGMAIATNVASFLYAILLFAGIYRNPRWRRYRLFTHFGAPDWVDLRLFLRLGIPISLAIVMEAGLFNVIGMIVSRTNETLTAANQIAINFSAMVFMLPLGLSSAMTILAANERGRKDWRGVRYVSFIGLGLSVLLMLVTATVIAVFSRQIAEVYSDVPEIIEIASTILLFAAVFQIGDGIQVVAAGVMRGLNDSKMAMIYALIGYWMLGFPSALILAYVFDYGIYGLWSGLVIGLSVNAILGARRVWQLAHLDRSVPQA; encoded by the coding sequence ATGTTCAAGTCGGTTGATACAGCGCTGTTGCGCAGCAAACTAGGGCGGACGGTCAGCTTAGGGCTGCCGCTGATTTTTACCCAGTTGCTCGGCTATATGCCGCAAGTGGTTGATACGGTTATGGCAGGTTGGCACAGCCCATTGACTCAGGCGAGCGTTGGGCTTGCCAGTCAAGTCTATGCGCTGGTATTCCTGCTCATGATTGGGGTGACGATTGCTATTTCCGCGACCGTCTCCAGCTACCACGGCGACGACAACGCTAAAGGCATTCGCCGCAGCTTCCAGCAAGGCTTGTGGATGTCCGGTATGCTCGGTGTAGTGACTTTTATCTTGACCATCATCAGCGCCTATATTCCGGGCTGGATCGGCAGTGCACCGGATATCGCCCACGAAGCGAAAATGTATTTGCTCACTTTAGCGCCGGGTGCTGCGGTATTCGTCTTTGCCCTTGGCGGGCGCTATTTCCTCGAAGGCATGGCGTGGCCGCGCAGCAATATCATTATTCAGGTCGCGCTGATACCGGTCAATATTCTCGGCAACTACGCATTCCTCACCGGCTGGTGGATTTTCCCACAGCTTGGGGCGCAAGGGATGGCAATTGCGACAAATGTCGCGAGCTTTCTCTACGCGATTTTGTTGTTTGCCGGCATTTACCGCAATCCACGCTGGCGGCGCTATCGCTTGTTCACCCATTTTGGCGCACCGGACTGGGTCGATTTACGCCTGTTCTTACGCCTCGGTATTCCCATTTCCTTGGCGATCGTCATGGAAGCGGGGCTATTTAATGTCATCGGTATGATCGTCAGCCGTACTAATGAAACACTGACCGCAGCTAATCAGATTGCGATCAACTTCTCGGCGATGGTCTTTATGTTGCCATTGGGGCTGTCGTCGGCAATGACTATCCTTGCCGCCAACGAACGCGGGCGCAAGGACTGGCGCGGCGTGCGCTATGTGTCGTTTATCGGGCTTGGTTTGTCGGTGTTGCTGATGTTGGTTACCGCTACCGTGATTGCGGTATTTAGTCGCCAAATTGCCGAAGTGTATAGCGACGTGCCGGAAATTATCGAGATTGCCTCGACTATCCTGCTCTTTGCCGCCGTGTTCCAAATTGGTGATGGCATACAGGTCGTTGCGGCTGGTGTGATGCGTGGGCTAAATGACAGTAAGATGGCGATGATCTACGCTCTGATCGGCTATTGGATGCTCGGCTTTCCTTCTGCATTGATTCTCGCCTACGTCTTTGATTATGGTATCTATGGATTGTGGTCGGGCTTGGTGATCGGGTTGAGCGTCAATGCGATCCTTGGCGCGCGGCGCGTGTGGCAGCTGGCGCATCTTGATCGCAGTGTTCCGCAAGCATA
- a CDS encoding MBL fold metallo-hydrolase, whose protein sequence is MAFTLHAIAGYIETVYLAEYDDKLLLLDGACRCDVGKICAFIEDELQRPLSDLHAVVVTHMHPDHGGGAALLRKRTGCALWVAANANDLYAGFSGWLQHKIDLLLAYYMARKKRQPWRNIYYHRRLRGDVVLHDGDSLPDFPDWKVLHTPGHTMSDLSLWHEDSAQLYVADLIIKVRRGLISPFPITDPLAYRQSLARIRALPVRDYLLAHHDTLPADEVDWSLFSAQIPDQRRTIRELIRSKLRFRM, encoded by the coding sequence ATGGCTTTTACCCTGCACGCCATTGCCGGCTATATCGAAACGGTTTACCTCGCGGAATATGACGACAAGTTGCTACTGCTCGATGGCGCTTGCCGTTGCGATGTCGGCAAGATTTGCGCGTTTATCGAAGATGAATTGCAGCGTCCGTTAAGTGATTTGCACGCTGTGGTCGTCACCCACATGCACCCTGACCACGGCGGCGGCGCGGCATTGTTGCGCAAGCGTACTGGCTGCGCGCTGTGGGTCGCGGCAAATGCCAACGATTTATACGCAGGCTTTAGCGGCTGGCTGCAACACAAAATCGACTTGCTGCTCGCCTATTACATGGCGCGCAAAAAGCGCCAGCCGTGGCGCAATATTTATTATCACCGCCGTTTGCGCGGCGATGTTGTGCTGCATGATGGTGACAGCTTGCCCGACTTTCCCGATTGGAAGGTTCTGCACACGCCGGGGCATACCATGAGCGATTTATCCTTGTGGCATGAGGACAGCGCACAGCTTTACGTCGCCGACCTCATCATCAAAGTACGACGCGGGCTGATTTCACCATTCCCGATCACCGACCCGCTTGCCTACCGTCAATCACTGGCGCGGATTCGCGCCTTGCCGGTGCGTGATTACCTACTCGCGCACCACGACACATTGCCCGCTGACGAGGTTGACTGGTCGCTATTTTCAGCGCAAATACCCGATCAGCGGCGCACGATTCGCGAGCTCATCCGCAGCAAATTACGCTTTCGCATGTGA
- a CDS encoding helix-turn-helix domain-containing protein: MYTIGQLAKLSGVKATTIRYYESINLLDAPERSAGNQRRYPQSAIARLAFIRHARALGFGIDAIANLIQLQNYPDQSCAEAAQLAGDLLANVRERISQLQQLEKELSAINDGCQSDDGTVANCHILGTLTQNPQAT; encoded by the coding sequence ATGTACACGATAGGACAACTCGCGAAGCTGAGCGGCGTCAAAGCCACCACTATTCGCTATTATGAAAGCATTAACTTGCTCGATGCGCCCGAGCGTAGCGCCGGCAACCAGCGCCGCTACCCACAATCGGCCATCGCTCGCCTTGCATTCATTCGCCATGCTCGAGCTTTGGGCTTTGGGATCGACGCAATTGCCAACCTCATTCAACTGCAAAATTATCCGGATCAATCCTGCGCCGAAGCCGCACAACTCGCGGGTGACCTACTCGCCAATGTACGCGAGCGTATCTCGCAATTACAGCAATTAGAAAAGGAGTTAAGCGCGATTAACGATGGCTGCCAAAGTGACGATGGCACAGTTGCCAACTGCCACATTCTCGGCACTTTGACGCAAAATCCTCAGGCTACTTAG
- a CDS encoding TrkH family potassium uptake protein, with amino-acid sequence MNFFSKHPPAILTLGFLALVLVGAFLLSMPFAAIRDISIIEAIFTATSAVTVTGLAVVSTDEYTVFGQMVIAVLIQLGGLGFMTFAVLAVMSLHGKFSMTGQMAAQEALGNVGLNKIFSTAKSVVVFSLIFESIAFVIMTLYWWGDVGLGRAMYQALFYSISAFNNAGFALSSDSLIPYAGSFVINMTVTLLIIIGGLGFLVLVDIRDQRRWSKLSLNSRLVIMATVGLNLFAFAAIWLMERNNINTMADMSWYDQALRSWFQAVTPRTAGFNTIPTDLTTDGTTFLTILLMFVGGGSLSTASGLKIGTFVVLLLTTWSYLRQQEQVTAMGRTIPERLVKKALAVTIISLFMMVIAIYTLLVIEDEHNFLDVTFEVISALSTVGLSRGITGSLSELGEFVIIIMMFAGRLGPLTLAYFIALPKKRRIKYPDTNVQVG; translated from the coding sequence ATGAATTTCTTTAGTAAACACCCGCCAGCAATTCTGACGCTGGGTTTTTTGGCGCTGGTTCTGGTCGGCGCTTTTTTGCTGTCGATGCCATTTGCTGCGATTCGCGACATCAGCATTATTGAAGCCATTTTTACTGCAACTTCTGCGGTAACCGTCACCGGCTTGGCTGTGGTGAGTACTGATGAGTACACCGTATTCGGGCAAATGGTGATTGCGGTGCTGATTCAGCTTGGCGGGCTTGGTTTCATGACTTTTGCGGTCTTGGCGGTGATGAGCTTGCACGGCAAATTCAGCATGACCGGGCAGATGGCAGCGCAAGAAGCATTGGGCAATGTCGGGCTTAACAAGATATTTAGTACCGCTAAGTCGGTGGTGGTATTTTCCCTGATCTTTGAAAGTATTGCCTTTGTCATTATGACGCTCTACTGGTGGGGAGATGTCGGGCTTGGCCGGGCAATGTATCAAGCGCTTTTTTATTCTATTTCTGCATTTAATAACGCGGGGTTTGCCCTGTCGTCAGATAGCTTGATCCCCTACGCTGGCAGCTTTGTGATCAATATGACGGTGACGTTGTTGATCATCATCGGCGGCTTGGGCTTTTTGGTTCTGGTCGATATTCGCGATCAGCGCCGTTGGTCGAAGCTTAGCCTCAACAGCCGCTTGGTGATCATGGCCACTGTGGGGCTGAACCTATTTGCATTTGCCGCTATTTGGCTGATGGAGCGTAACAACATCAATACCATGGCCGATATGTCGTGGTACGATCAGGCATTGCGCTCATGGTTCCAGGCGGTCACACCACGTACTGCGGGCTTTAATACCATCCCGACGGACTTAACTACTGATGGCACGACGTTCCTGACCATCTTGCTGATGTTCGTCGGTGGTGGTTCACTCTCAACTGCCAGTGGTTTGAAAATAGGCACATTTGTCGTGCTGCTTTTAACCACATGGTCGTATTTGCGCCAGCAGGAGCAAGTCACGGCAATGGGGCGCACTATTCCTGAGCGCTTGGTGAAAAAAGCACTGGCAGTGACGATTATTTCGTTGTTTATGATGGTGATTGCAATCTACACTTTGCTGGTGATTGAGGATGAGCACAACTTCCTTGATGTGACTTTTGAGGTCATTTCAGCACTGAGTACGGTTGGTTTGTCACGCGGGATCACCGGTAGCCTCTCTGAGCTGGGTGAGTTTGTCATTATCATCATGATGTTCGCCGGGCGATTAGGGCCACTAACTCTGGCGTACTTCATCGCTCTTCCTAAAAAACGTCGTATAAAATATCCGGATACCAATGTTCAAGTCGGTTGA
- the nrdD gene encoding anaerobic ribonucleoside-triphosphate reductase: MIELSAAQLADKADFVRSYCQAFNAADGSQVDANANVSHKNIATLETELMKDFMIQVNRSLVSDKIRSRFGEALAQSYIEQIEAHEIYVHDETSLKPYCASVSMYPLLLNGLQGLGGESRAPKHLASFCGTFINFVFAVSAQFAGAVATVEFLTYFDHFAARDYGADYLDTHGAEIANHLQGVVYALNQPAAARGYQSVFWNISIYDRNYFSAIFADFVFPDDFQRPDFARIDRLQRFFLSWLNEERCKAILTFPVVTVAMLTKAGRCCDQAFAAAMAGELAAGNSFFIYLSDRADSLASCCRLRNEISDHTFSYTLGAGGVATGSINVITTNMNRLIQDGRDLATEIDKIHRYQVAYHELMQDYLKAGMLGVYDAGFISMDKQFLTIGINGMAEAAEYLGIRVGDNPQYQAFVSAQLKTIYDANRAASKRYGVRFNTEFVPAENLGVKNARWDSKDGYQVPRDCYNSYFYIVEDENTNALDKFRLHGRDYNAYLDGGSALHLNLDEALNQEGYLKLLNVAAHTGCNYFCINVRITVCNTCNHIDKRTLPYCSACHSTDIDYATRVIGYLKRVSAFSAGRRQEHALRHYHRSNNPAHNDHSHSTLAS, from the coding sequence ATGATCGAGTTAAGTGCAGCGCAGCTTGCTGACAAAGCAGATTTTGTGCGGTCGTACTGTCAGGCATTCAATGCGGCTGATGGTTCGCAGGTTGATGCCAATGCCAATGTCAGCCATAAGAATATTGCCACGCTGGAAACCGAGTTGATGAAGGATTTCATGATTCAGGTCAATCGTTCGCTGGTTAGCGATAAAATCCGTAGCCGCTTTGGTGAGGCATTGGCGCAGTCCTATATCGAACAGATTGAAGCACACGAGATTTACGTGCACGATGAAACCAGCCTCAAGCCGTATTGTGCGTCGGTCTCGATGTATCCTTTGCTGCTCAACGGCTTGCAGGGGCTGGGCGGCGAATCGCGGGCGCCGAAGCATCTCGCGTCCTTTTGCGGCACGTTCATCAATTTCGTCTTTGCCGTCAGTGCGCAGTTTGCCGGTGCGGTGGCAACGGTCGAGTTCCTGACTTATTTTGACCACTTTGCTGCACGTGATTACGGCGCGGACTATCTCGATACGCACGGTGCAGAAATCGCCAATCATTTGCAGGGCGTGGTCTATGCACTCAACCAACCGGCGGCAGCGCGCGGCTATCAAAGTGTGTTCTGGAACATTTCCATTTATGACCGGAATTATTTCTCCGCCATTTTTGCCGACTTCGTTTTCCCCGACGATTTCCAGCGTCCGGATTTTGCGCGCATTGACCGCTTGCAGCGCTTTTTCCTTAGCTGGCTCAATGAGGAGCGATGCAAGGCCATTCTGACTTTTCCGGTCGTCACCGTGGCGATGCTGACCAAGGCAGGGCGCTGCTGCGATCAAGCGTTTGCCGCTGCGATGGCTGGTGAGCTGGCCGCGGGGAACAGCTTTTTTATTTACCTTTCCGACCGTGCAGATTCGCTTGCATCGTGCTGCCGCCTGCGCAATGAAATCAGCGACCATACCTTTTCCTATACGCTGGGTGCGGGCGGGGTAGCGACCGGTTCGATCAACGTCATCACCACCAACATGAATCGCCTGATTCAGGATGGGCGTGATCTGGCCACGGAAATTGACAAAATTCACCGCTATCAGGTCGCCTATCACGAGCTGATGCAGGATTACCTCAAGGCGGGCATGCTCGGCGTTTACGATGCGGGCTTTATCAGTATGGACAAGCAATTCCTCACCATCGGCATCAACGGCATGGCCGAAGCCGCAGAGTACCTTGGTATTCGCGTCGGTGATAACCCGCAATATCAGGCATTTGTCAGTGCGCAGCTAAAGACCATTTACGATGCCAACCGCGCTGCGAGCAAGCGCTACGGTGTGCGCTTTAATACCGAATTTGTGCCCGCAGAAAATCTCGGTGTGAAAAATGCGCGCTGGGACAGCAAGGACGGCTACCAAGTACCGCGTGACTGTTACAATTCCTATTTTTATATCGTCGAAGACGAAAACACCAATGCGCTGGACAAATTCCGCTTGCACGGCAGAGACTACAACGCCTATCTCGATGGCGGCTCGGCGCTGCACCTCAATCTCGACGAGGCACTCAATCAGGAAGGCTATTTGAAATTGCTCAACGTTGCCGCGCACACCGGCTGCAACTATTTCTGCATCAATGTGCGCATCACTGTGTGCAATACCTGTAACCACATCGACAAGCGCACTTTGCCGTATTGCAGCGCCTGCCACAGTACCGATATTGATTACGCCACGCGCGTTATCGGCTACCTCAAGCGGGTCAGTGCTTTCAGTGCAGGCCGGCGACAGGAGCACGCATTGCGCCACTATCACCGCAGCAATAACCCGGCACATAACGACCACTCGCACAGCACGCTGGCATCGTGA
- a CDS encoding cation transporter yields MAGCCNQNACFDGVSASYKRRLWAVIAINALMFAFEIAAGHLAGSQALQADALDFLGDALTYGLSLWVIGSSIRVRSNAALFKGASLALMGMWVLGDTLYQVLVLGVPEAKIMGGVGLLALAANLLSVALLLKYKDGDANVRSVWLCSRNDAIGNIAVMVAAFVVYQTRSAWPDIAVALLMASLFLSSALRIVRQALDERRVGSVM; encoded by the coding sequence ATGGCCGGATGTTGTAATCAAAATGCGTGCTTTGATGGCGTTTCAGCCAGCTATAAGCGTCGCCTTTGGGCTGTCATTGCGATTAATGCGCTGATGTTCGCCTTTGAAATTGCGGCGGGGCATCTTGCCGGTTCGCAGGCGTTGCAGGCCGATGCACTGGATTTTCTCGGTGATGCGCTGACTTATGGCTTGTCGCTATGGGTGATTGGATCGTCGATCCGCGTGCGTAGTAATGCTGCGTTGTTCAAAGGCGCAAGCCTTGCATTGATGGGGATGTGGGTGCTCGGCGATACGCTCTATCAAGTGCTGGTGCTCGGTGTGCCGGAAGCAAAGATCATGGGCGGCGTTGGGCTGTTGGCACTGGCGGCAAACTTGCTCAGCGTGGCACTTCTTCTGAAATACAAGGATGGTGATGCCAATGTGCGCTCGGTGTGGCTGTGCTCGCGCAATGATGCGATTGGTAATATTGCGGTGATGGTTGCTGCTTTTGTGGTGTATCAGACGCGCAGCGCATGGCCGGATATTGCCGTGGCACTACTGATGGCAAGTTTGTTTTTGTCCTCCGCGCTGCGCATTGTGCGTCAGGCACTTGATGAACGCCGTGTTGGCTCAGTTATGTAG
- a CDS encoding carbon-nitrogen hydrolase family protein — MHKDDHQDRNKLPLKVAGIQFAASSNWQLNLDYCSAAIRRVAAQGASLIVLPECALHTREPGETTLYAQPLDGEFVSALCALSAELGVCIVAGITEPSDEERIYNTAVVIQNGALSCTYRKLHLYDAFAFKESDSFIPGDNAPVTFTHQGLTFGVMTCYDLRFPELARLLAEQGADAIILPTSWFAGDLKEWHWQVLCAARALENGVYVLGVDACGTKRIGLSRLVDPYGVTTAQVGSTPADLIGTIDPDMIAQARHSMPLLSQRRFKIDPTVQPIASHAKA, encoded by the coding sequence ATGCACAAAGACGACCATCAAGACCGTAACAAACTGCCGCTGAAAGTCGCCGGCATCCAGTTCGCTGCCAGCAGCAATTGGCAGCTCAATCTCGACTATTGCAGCGCTGCCATTCGCCGCGTCGCCGCACAAGGCGCAAGCCTGATTGTCCTGCCCGAATGCGCACTGCATACCCGTGAACCGGGTGAAACCACGCTCTACGCACAACCACTCGATGGCGAATTTGTCAGTGCATTGTGTGCATTGTCGGCCGAGCTCGGCGTGTGTATCGTCGCGGGCATCACTGAACCAAGCGACGAAGAACGCATCTATAACACCGCGGTCGTCATCCAAAACGGCGCACTGAGCTGCACGTACCGCAAGCTGCATTTATACGATGCGTTTGCGTTCAAGGAATCGGACAGCTTCATCCCCGGCGACAATGCGCCGGTCACGTTCACCCATCAAGGGCTGACTTTTGGCGTGATGACTTGCTACGACTTGCGCTTTCCCGAACTTGCCCGCCTGCTCGCCGAACAAGGTGCGGATGCCATTATTCTGCCGACGTCGTGGTTTGCCGGTGATTTGAAAGAGTGGCATTGGCAGGTACTCTGCGCCGCGCGGGCGTTGGAAAACGGCGTGTATGTACTTGGCGTAGATGCTTGTGGCACCAAGCGCATCGGCCTCAGCCGCCTGGTCGATCCTTACGGCGTGACGACTGCACAAGTTGGCAGTACGCCTGCCGACCTGATCGGCACCATCGATCCCGACATGATTGCGCAAGCCCGCCACAGCATGCCCTTGCTCAGCCAGCGTCGCTTTAAAATCGACCCGACCGTGCAGCCAATTGCCTCACATGCGAAAGCGTAA
- a CDS encoding oxidoreductase has protein sequence MKAIVVRQEVESRKTRAVLEEISESQLPQGEVRVAVDYSTLNYKDALAITGRGKIIRHFPMVPGIDFAGRVLESTDQRYRVGDEVVLTGWGVGEKHWGGLAEQVQVAADWLVPLPAGLNTRQAMVLGTAGFTAMLCVQALQRHGIEPQDGAVLVTGASGGVGSVAVALLAALGFEVCAVTGRVVENGDYLCELGAHEVLDRAQFDESAKPLEAARWAAAVDTVGSTVLAKVLAQIQEGGAVAACGLAGGADLPTTVMPFILRGVSLLGINSVTCPYEQRVAVWSALAELLPASFYQRISRDISLDEAIPSAKDLLAGRITGRVVVCVGAAK, from the coding sequence ATGAAAGCAATCGTCGTACGTCAGGAGGTAGAAAGCCGCAAAACGCGGGCTGTGCTTGAGGAAATCAGCGAGTCACAATTACCGCAAGGTGAGGTGCGGGTCGCGGTTGACTATTCAACCCTGAATTATAAGGATGCGTTGGCAATCACTGGTCGCGGCAAAATTATTCGCCACTTTCCAATGGTGCCGGGGATTGATTTTGCTGGTCGTGTACTGGAATCCACAGATCAGCGCTATCGGGTCGGTGATGAAGTGGTCTTGACCGGCTGGGGCGTGGGTGAAAAACACTGGGGTGGGCTTGCTGAGCAGGTGCAGGTAGCCGCCGATTGGCTGGTGCCGTTGCCTGCTGGCTTGAATACGCGCCAAGCAATGGTGCTCGGTACGGCTGGGTTCACTGCGATGCTATGCGTACAAGCATTGCAGCGCCACGGTATTGAGCCGCAAGATGGTGCGGTGCTGGTGACCGGTGCGAGTGGTGGGGTTGGCTCAGTTGCCGTAGCACTTCTTGCAGCACTTGGGTTTGAAGTCTGTGCGGTGACGGGGCGTGTGGTTGAAAATGGTGATTACTTATGTGAGCTTGGTGCGCATGAGGTGCTTGATCGAGCGCAGTTCGATGAGTCAGCCAAGCCGCTCGAAGCAGCACGCTGGGCGGCGGCTGTCGATACGGTTGGCAGCACGGTGCTCGCCAAAGTATTAGCGCAAATACAGGAAGGTGGCGCAGTGGCGGCTTGTGGTCTGGCAGGTGGTGCAGATTTGCCGACGACCGTGATGCCGTTTATTTTGCGCGGAGTATCATTACTCGGCATCAATTCAGTGACCTGCCCGTATGAGCAGCGCGTGGCTGTGTGGTCTGCGCTGGCTGAGCTGTTACCTGCATCTTTTTATCAGCGTATCAGTCGAGACATTAGCCTCGATGAGGCAATTCCCAGTGCGAAAGACTTACTCGCAGGGCGTATCACTGGGCGTGTAGTCGTGTGCGTTGGAGCGGCTAAGTAG